A single window of Nasonia vitripennis strain AsymCx chromosome 4, Nvit_psr_1.1, whole genome shotgun sequence DNA harbors:
- the LOC100122221 gene encoding protein N-terminal glutamine amidohydrolase, protein MAVESIVSGNTKPLVPLFSKRTDCVYTSCFCEENVWKLCQEVATKHGSELQHCYVAFISNPGRSVPLWRQRSGKDEDKIVLWDYHVILIYAPDERAVVYDLDSELPFPTHFWKYATETFRRDEALPPEWHRMFRLVSASDYLKHFASDRQHMKRKDGSWIKTPPDYSPISTPTCTDNLDSFIDMDPNTGLGTVMSLKQLFDRFYRSNVAPQPPPPPPPQAQAQAQATPTNGLRKHADMPSALV, encoded by the exons ATGGCTGTGGAAAGCATCGTGAGCGGGAACACGAAGCCCCTGGTGCCGCTCTTCTCCAAGCGCACCGACTGCGTCTACACGAGCTGCTTTTG CGAGGAGAATGTTTGGAAACTGTGCCAGGAAGTTGCTACAAAGCATGGATCGGAGTTGCAGCACTGCTATGTGGCTTTTATAAGCAACCCTGGACGCAGTGTACCTCTGTGGAGGCAGCGCTCTGGAAAAGATGAGGATAAAATAGTACTATGG GATTACCATGTCATACTGATTTATGCTCCGGATGAGAGGGCTGTAGTCTATGATCTAGACAGCGAACTACCTTTTCCCACGCACTTTTGGAAGTATGCAACCGAAACATTTAGGAGGGATGAAGCTCTGCCTCCAGAGTGGCACAGAATGTTCAGATTAGTCTCAGCTAGCGATTATCTTAAACATTTTGCATCGGATAGACAGCACATGAAAAGAAAAGATGGATCATGGATCAAGACCCCTCCTGATTACAGCCCTATTTCTACACCCA CGTGTACAGACAACTTGGATAGTTTTATCGACATGGATCCCAATACTGGTTTAGGGACAGTCATGAGTTTGAAACAGCTGTTTGATCGATTTTACAGATCGAACGTAGCTCctcagccgccgccgccgccgccgccgcaagCGCAAGCACAAGCACAAGCTACTCCGAC TAACGGTCTTCGAAAACACGCAGACATGCCCAGCGCGTTAGTTTGA